Proteins encoded within one genomic window of Flavobacterium gilvum:
- a CDS encoding PorP/SprF family type IX secretion system membrane protein, which produces MKKIFLLSLVIFASVRAFAQQDAQYTQYMYNTANVNPAYAGSRGALSVFGLHRNQWVGLDGAPVTNTFSISSPIGYSGLGAGLSFVGDKIGPTTDNTISADLSYTIETSAFYKLAFGVKGSANLFSLDVNKLHIYNPGDAYLQSVTNDFNPNIGAGVYFYSDNTYIGLSIPNFFQDKKYSDSDRAVYMEKMHFYLIGGHVFDLSPSIKFKPAFLLKAVEGAPLQLDLSGNFMFNEKFVLGVAWRWNAAVSAMAGFQVTPGMYIGYGYDMETTKLANYNSGSHEIFLRFEFLNKDGGIVSPRFF; this is translated from the coding sequence ATGAAGAAGATATTTTTACTGTCATTAGTAATCTTTGCGAGCGTAAGGGCTTTTGCCCAGCAAGATGCACAATACACCCAGTATATGTACAACACGGCCAATGTGAATCCGGCGTATGCGGGGAGCAGGGGAGCGTTGAGCGTATTTGGATTACACAGAAACCAGTGGGTTGGTTTGGATGGCGCTCCGGTTACCAACACTTTTTCGATAAGTTCGCCTATCGGTTATTCGGGATTGGGAGCGGGTTTGTCTTTTGTTGGCGATAAGATTGGACCTACAACTGACAACACTATTTCCGCCGATTTATCCTATACTATCGAAACATCCGCATTCTATAAACTGGCTTTTGGGGTTAAAGGTTCGGCCAATTTGTTCAGTCTTGACGTGAATAAGCTGCATATTTACAATCCCGGTGATGCTTATTTGCAGTCTGTCACCAATGATTTCAATCCTAATATAGGAGCCGGAGTTTATTTTTATTCCGACAATACCTATATAGGATTATCGATTCCCAATTTTTTCCAAGACAAGAAATACTCGGATAGCGATCGTGCCGTGTATATGGAAAAAATGCATTTTTACTTGATTGGAGGACACGTGTTTGATCTGTCCCCGTCAATAAAATTCAAGCCTGCTTTTTTACTCAAGGCAGTTGAAGGTGCCCCATTGCAGCTTGATTTGTCGGGTAATTTCATGTTCAATGAGAAATTTGTGCTGGGTGTAGCCTGGAGATGGAATGCAGCCGTGAGTGCCATGGCGGGTTTTCAGGTAACACCGGGAATGTACATCGGTTATGGGTATGACATGGAAACCACAAAGCTGGCCAATTATAATTCTGGGTCGCACGAAATATTCCTGAGGTTTGAATTTTTAAATAAAGATGGTGGAATTGTATCACCAAGATTCTTTTAA